In Burkholderia sp. GAS332, one DNA window encodes the following:
- a CDS encoding electron transfer flavoprotein alpha subunit apoprotein, producing MTNLVIAEHDNASIKAATLNTIAAAQKIGGDIHVLVAGENAQGAADAAAKIAGVSKVLLADAPQLAAGLAENVEATVLNIAKDYTHILAPATAYGKNIAPRIAAKLDVAQISDITAVDSADTFERPIYAGNAIATVQSADPIKVITVRTTGFDPVAAEGGSATVEKIEAAADTGLSQFVSREVTKLDRPELTSAKIIVSGGRGLGNGENYTKVLEPLADKLNAALGASRAAVDAGFVPNDYQVGQTGKIVAPQLYVAVGISGAIQHLAGMKDSKVIVAINKDPEAPIFSVADYGLVGDLFTVVPELVSELG from the coding sequence ATGACGAATCTGGTAATAGCAGAACACGATAACGCGTCGATCAAGGCCGCGACGCTGAACACGATTGCCGCCGCGCAGAAGATTGGTGGCGATATTCACGTGCTGGTCGCAGGTGAAAACGCGCAGGGCGCAGCGGATGCAGCCGCGAAGATTGCAGGCGTTAGCAAAGTGCTGCTGGCCGACGCGCCGCAACTCGCAGCGGGTCTCGCGGAAAACGTCGAAGCGACGGTGCTGAACATCGCGAAGGACTACACGCACATCCTCGCGCCGGCAACGGCCTACGGCAAGAACATCGCGCCGCGTATCGCCGCGAAGCTCGACGTCGCGCAGATCAGCGATATCACCGCCGTGGACAGCGCCGATACATTCGAGCGCCCGATCTACGCGGGTAACGCGATCGCAACGGTGCAATCGGCTGATCCGATCAAGGTCATCACGGTCCGCACGACCGGTTTCGACCCGGTCGCAGCAGAAGGCGGCAGCGCAACGGTCGAGAAGATCGAAGCCGCAGCCGACACGGGTCTCTCGCAATTCGTGAGCCGTGAAGTCACGAAGCTGGACCGCCCGGAACTGACCTCGGCGAAGATCATCGTCTCGGGTGGCCGTGGTCTGGGCAACGGCGAGAACTACACCAAGGTTCTGGAACCGCTGGCCGACAAGCTGAACGCAGCGCTGGGCGCATCGCGCGCAGCAGTCGATGCGGGCTTCGTACCGAACGACTACCAGGTCGGCCAGACCGGCAAGATCGTCGCGCCGCAACTGTACGTGGCGGTCGGTATCTCGGGTGCGATCCAGCATCTGGCCGGCATGAAAGACTCGAAAGTGATCGTGGCGATCAACAAGGACCCGGAAGCGCCGATTTTCAGCGTTGCCGACTATGGTCTGGTGGGCGATCTGTTCACGGTTGTGCCGGAACTCGTTAGCGAGCTTGGCTAA
- a CDS encoding electron transfer flavoprotein beta subunit — MKILVPVKRVVDYNVKVRVKSDGTGVDIANVKMSMNPFDEIAVEEAVRLREAGVATEVIAVSAGVTQAQETLRTALAIGADRAILIESNEDLQPLAVAKLLKALVDKEQPGLVILGKQAIDDDSNQTGQMLAALANLPQATFASKVVVADGKATVSREVDGGAETLSLSLPAVITTDLRLNEPRYVTLPNIMKAKKKPLEVIKPEDLGVDVTPRLKTLKVVEPPKRSAGVKVPDVKTLVEKLKTEAKVL, encoded by the coding sequence ATGAAAATCCTGGTGCCAGTCAAGAGAGTGGTCGATTACAACGTGAAAGTTCGAGTGAAATCGGACGGCACGGGCGTCGACATCGCGAACGTGAAGATGTCGATGAATCCGTTCGACGAAATCGCAGTTGAAGAAGCTGTTCGTCTGAGGGAAGCCGGCGTAGCGACTGAAGTGATCGCCGTGTCGGCAGGAGTGACGCAAGCGCAGGAAACGCTGCGCACGGCGCTGGCAATCGGCGCGGACCGCGCGATCCTGATCGAGTCGAACGAAGACCTGCAGCCGCTGGCGGTCGCCAAGCTTCTGAAGGCGCTGGTCGACAAGGAACAGCCTGGGCTGGTCATCCTCGGCAAGCAGGCCATCGACGACGATTCGAACCAGACCGGTCAGATGCTGGCTGCGCTGGCCAACCTGCCGCAAGCTACGTTCGCCTCGAAGGTTGTCGTGGCCGACGGTAAGGCGACGGTTTCGCGCGAAGTGGATGGTGGTGCTGAAACGCTGTCGCTGAGCTTGCCGGCTGTGATCACGACCGATCTGCGCCTGAACGAGCCGCGCTACGTGACGCTGCCGAACATCATGAAGGCGAAGAAGAAGCCGCTGGAAGTCATCAAGCCGGAAGACCTCGGCGTTGATGTGACACCGCGTCTGAAAACGCTGAAAGTCGTCGAGCCGCCGAAGCGCTCCGCCGGTGTGAAGGTGCCGGATGTGAAGACGCTGGTCGAGAAGCTGAAGACCGAAGCCAAGGTGCTGTAA